A region of Chiloscyllium plagiosum isolate BGI_BamShark_2017 chromosome 37, ASM401019v2, whole genome shotgun sequence DNA encodes the following proteins:
- the sft2d3 gene encoding vesicle transport protein SFT2C: MADLNRQLQEYLSQSRGNRNGNGADSQPLLPLEADSPEPSRPTNGWMSRMNPFSSGQSGKPAPSQDSSPSSGGFWSTEPDPCLPALSRRQRLTGFGLCLAMGLLCFGLSALYAPFMLLRARKFALLFTLGSVSLLTGLALLRGPYNQLHLLLSRQHLPFTAAYLGSLFATLYSALALRSTALTAVAAAFQLFTLAGYLLSSIPGGPAGLRFVGGFLTSAFKRTVSKSLPV; this comes from the coding sequence ATGGCTGATCTGAACCGGCAGCTGCAGGAGTACCTGTCGCAGTCACGGGGCAATCGCAACGGGAATGGGGCTGACAGCCAGCCCCTCTTACCTCTGGAAGCCGACTCCCCTGAACCCAGTCGCCCCACCAATGGCTGGATGAGCCGGATGAACCCGTTCTCTTCCGGACAGAGCGGCAAGCCGGCGCCGAGCCAGGACTCCAGCCCATCGTCAGGTGGGTTCTGGTCAACGGAACCGGACCCGTGCCTGCCTGCCCTGTCCCGCCGCCAGCGGCTGACTGGTTTCGGCCTGTGCCTGGCCATGGGGCTGCTGTGCTTCGGCCTGTCAGCCCTCTACGCTCCCTTCATGTTGCTGAGGGCCCGGAAGTTCGCCCTGCTCTTCACGCTGGGCAGCGTCTCCCTGCTGACGGGCCTGGCCCTGCTGCGTGGGCCCTACAACCAGCTCCACCTGCTGCTCTCCCGCCAGCACCTGCCGTTCACAGCCGCCTATCTGGGCTCCCTCTTCGCCACCTTGTACAGCGCCCTGGCGCTGCGGAGCACTGCCCTGACTGCCGTCGCTGCCGCCTTTCAGCTCTTCACCCTCGCCGGCTACCTGCTCAGCTCCATCCCAGGGGGCCCGGCGGGTCTCCGTTTTGTCGGTGGCTTCTTAACCTCGGCGTTCAAGCGCACAGTCAGCAAGAGCCTCCCGGTGTGA